Proteins encoded in a region of the Triticum dicoccoides isolate Atlit2015 ecotype Zavitan chromosome 3A, WEW_v2.0, whole genome shotgun sequence genome:
- the LOC119266698 gene encoding eukaryotic translation initiation factor 3 subunit A-like, which yields MATFAKPENALKRAEELIHVGQKQAALQALHDLITSKRYRSWQKPLEKIMMKYVELCVDLRKGRFAKDGLIQYRIVCQQVNVSSLEEVIKHFMQLSNEKAEEARNQAQALEDALDVEDLEADKRPEDLMLSYVSGEKGKDRSDREFVTPWFKFLWETYRTVLEILRNNSKLEALYAMTAHKAFQFCKQYKRSTEFRRLCEIIRNHLANLNKYRDQRDRPDLTAPESCQLYLDTRVEQLKIATELSLWQEAFRSVEDIHGLMSLVKRTPKPSVLVVYYAKLTEIFWISESHLYHAYAWLKLFNLQKSYNKNLTQKDLQLLASSVLLAALSVTPYDHKYGASHLELENEKDRSLRMANLVNFSLDSKRENREMVSRATLLSELAAKGVISCASQEVKDLYNLMEHEFLPLDLASKVQPLLSKISTIGGKLSAASSVPEIRLSQYQSALEKLTALRVLQQASRIFQSMKIDMLSRMIPFFEFNVVEKIAVDAVKHNFVAMKVNHLAGAVHFGNMDIESDVLSSHLSVLADSLNKALSLIHPPVQKPSKPSENLTSLAGVVEKEHRRLLARKSIIEKRKEDHERQILEKEKIEETKRLTIQKKSADEERERLLKEQRLREQQRIRKEIEEKEAREAAKMIEDLTGRGKNKKKIHIEGDMTKQHAMEVVLNQQVKERQEMEKKLAKLAKTMDHLERAKRQEEAPLIEEAFQKRLEEEKILHEQEQLREIELSKQHHAGDLQEKNRLSRLLEHKNAFQERIVQRRESEFSSLRKEREERINQLLSSRKRERETVRKLMYFLNMEEQRIQREREEQEARKREEEERRKKEEAERKLKLDAIAAKQLQRERELEEREKQRREALLRGAEPVRTADAPAAAAVAPPAREPAVAAPAAAAAATGAAPSKYVPKWKREGDSSSQRPTAAAEPDRWVRDDRPRPALRQDAPPVRDARPIRQEAPPARDARPFRQEAPPAARQEAPPAARQPDAAAPAASTERWRPGSRTSANSSSNSSTGWRR from the exons ATGGCGACCTTCGCGAAGCCTGAGAACGCGCTCAAGAGAGCGGAGG AGTTGATACATGTTGGACAAAAGCAGGCAGCGCTGCAGGCGCTGCATGATCTCATTACATCAAAGAGATACAGATCATGGCAAAAGCCTCTTGAGAAGATCATGATGAAGTATGTCGAGCTGTGTGTAGATCTAAGGAAGGGCAGATTTGCCAAAGATGGCCTTATTCAGTACAGAATTGTCTGCCAGCAAGTCAACGTGTCATCTCTGGAGGAGGTCATAAAACACTTTATGCAGCTGTCCAATGAGAAAGCTGAGGAAGCCAGGAATCAGGCACAGGCACTGGAAGATGCTCTGGATGTCGAAGATCTTGAAGCTGACAAGCGCCCGGAGGACTTGATGCTCAGTTATGTGAGCGGTGAAAAAGGCAAGGACAGATCAGACAGAGAGTTTGTCACTCCATGGTTCAAGTTTCTGTGGGAGACATACAGGACAGTGCTCGAGATACTGAGAAATAATTCAAAGCTTGAAGCGCTATATGCT ATGACTGCGCACAAGGCTTTTCAATTTTGTAAGCAGTATAAAAGATCCACCGAGTTCCGTAGGTTGTGCGAGATCATTAGAAACCATCTTGCAAATTTGAACAAATATCGCGACCAGCGTGATCGTCCTGATCTGACTGCCCCCGAAAGCTGTCAGCTGTATCTTGATACCAGGGTTGAACAACTGAAAATTGCTACAGAACTTTCCCTATGGCAG GAAGCCTTCCGATCTGTGGAGGATATCCATGGCTTGATGAGCTTGGTTAAGAGAACTCCAAAGCCATCTGTCCTGGTCGTATATTATGCGAAGCTGACTGAAATATTCTGGATATCTGAGAGTCACCTGTATCATGCATATGCATGGCTGAAGCTTTTCAACTTGCAGAAGAGCTACAACAAGAATTTAACTCAGAAGGATCTGCAATTACTAGCATCTTCTGTTTTGCTTGCTGCACTTTCTGTTACACCATATGACCATAAATATGGTGCATCTCATCTTGAGCTTGAAAATGAGAAGGACCGTAGCTTGCGTATGGCCAACCTTGTCAATTTCTCCCTCGACTCCAAGCGTGAGAATAGAGAAATG GTTTCAAGAGCAACTCTTCTTTCTGAGTTG GCTGCCAAAGGTGTGATTTCATGTGCTTCCCAAGAAGTAAAAGATCTATACAACCTTATGGAGCATGAGTTCCTTCCTCTGGATCTAGCATCAAAAGTGCAGCCTCTGCTATCCAAGATTTCTACGATTGGAGGAAAGCTTTCCGCTGCATCGTCAGTTCCGGAAATCCGTTTATCACAGTACCAATCTGCATTGGAGAAGCTTACTGCACTGAGGGTGCTGCAGCAG GCATCTCGTATTTTCCAGTCCATGAAAATTGACATGCTATCTAGAATGATCCCATTCTTTGAGTTCAATGTCGTGGAGAAGATCGCTGTTGATGCTGTCAAGCACAATTTTGTTGCTATGAAAGTTAACCATTTGGCAGGAGCTGTTCATTTTGGCAACATG GACATAGAATCTGATGTGCTTAGTAGCCACCTTAGTGTCCTCGCTGATTCCCTGAACAAAGCATTGAGTCTTATTCATCCACCTGTGCAAAAGCCATCCAAACCTAGTGAAAACTTGACCAGTCTTGCTGGAGTGGTGGAGAAAGAACATAGAAGACTCCTTGCGAGGAAATCAATTATTGAAAAACGTAAAGAAGACCATGAGCGTCAAATATTGGAAAAG GAAAAAATAGAGGAGACAAAGAGATTGACTATTCAGAAGAAATCTGCAGATGAAGAAAGGGAGAGGCTTTTGAAGGAACAGAGACTTAGGGAGCAGCAGAGGATCCGTAAAGAAATAGAGGAAAAAGAGGCGAGGGAAGCAGCAAAAATGATAGAAGATTTAACAGGAAGGGggaagaataagaaaaaaattCACATTGAGGGG GATATGACAAAACAACACGCCATGGAGGTGGTGTTGAATCAACAGGTGAAGGAGCGTCAGGAGATGGAAAAAAAACTGGCGAAGCTTGCAAAGACAATGGATCACTTGGAGAGGGCAAAACGGCAGGAGGAAGCACCATTAATCGAGGAGGCCTTCCAGAAACGCCTCGAGGAAGAAAAGATCCTTCATGAGCAAGAGCAGCTG AGAGAGATTGAGCTCAGCAAGCAACACCATGCGGGTGACTTGCAGGAGAAAAATAGGCTTTCTAGATTGTTGGAGCATAAG AATGCTTTCCAGGAAAGAATTGTCCAACGTCGTGAATCTGAGTTTAGTAGCCTAAGGAAAGAGAGGGAAGAAAGGATTAATCAGTTGCTATCTTCAAGAAAGCGTGAAAGGGAGACTGTACGCAAATTGATGTATTTTCTGAACATGGAGGAACAGCGGATCCAAAGGGAGCGTGAGGAACAGGAGGCTAGAAAGCGTGAAG AGGAAGAGAGGAGAAAGAAGGAGGAAGCTGAGAGGAAGCTCAAGCTTGACGCAATCGCAGCCAAGCAgctgcagagggagagggagttgGAAGAGAGGGAGAAGCAGAGAAGGGAGGCTCTCCTAAGAGGAGCAGAGCCCGTGCGCACAGCTGATGCACCAGCTGCTGCTGCTGTCGCACCGCCAGCCCGTGAACCAGCAGTGGCAGCCCCAGCTGCCGCAGCTGCCGCAACTGGTGCTGCTCCTAGCAAGTATGTCCCGAAGTGGAAACGTGAGGGTGATAGTAGCAGTCAGAGGCCGACTGCGGCAGCTGAACCAGACCGGTGGGTCCGGGATGATCGTCCTCGCCCTGCCCTCCGCCAGGATGCTCCTCCTGTGCGCGATGCTCGTCCCATCCGCCAAGAAGCTCCACCTGCACGTGATGCGCGCCCCTTCCGCCAGGAGGCTCCTCCTGCCGCACGCCAAGAAGCGCCCCCTGCTGCCCGCCAGCCGGACGCTGCTGCTCCAGCTGCATCTACTGAACGCTGGCGTCCTGGATCTAGGACCTCTGCAAATTCCTCATCCAACTCGTCCACCGGCTGGAGGCGCTGA
- the LOC119270965 gene encoding uncharacterized protein LOC119270965: MGNKPACMSLAPAAGAASASSGGGCKVIHADGRVTRLARPVRASELMLDHPGKFVCDACRLAVGCRVPGVAADELLQPRRAYFLLPMDMLYSVLTDDEMAALAAPSHGAATAATAAWRRIVVTTTRRRRGGNNSSGGRGASSRQSNGDAGRVFPVVGLLQLQDAPAGHPTIGVKSSGATVGLRRLRSWRPVLDTIEEAP, from the coding sequence ATGGGGAACAAGCCGGCGTGCATGTCGCTGgcgccggcggcgggcgcggcgtcgGCGTCGAGCGGCGGGGGATGCAAGGTGATCCACGCGGACGGGCGGGTGACGCGGCTGGCGCGGCCGGTGCGGGCGTCGGAGCTCATGCTGGACCACCCGGGCAAGTTCGTGTGCGACGCCTGCCGCCTCGCCGTCGGCTGCCGCGTGCCgggcgtcgccgccgacgagctcctccAGCCGCGCCGCGCATACTTCCTCCTCCCCATGGACATGCTCTACTCCGTGCTCACCGACGACGAGATGGCCGCGCTCGCCGCCCCCTCCCACGGCGCCGCCACGGCCGCCACCGCCGCGTGGCGGAGGATCGTGGTCACCACCACCAGACGGCGACGGGGCGGGAACAACAGCAGCGGCGGACGCGGCGCCTCTTCCAGGCAGAGCAATGGCGACGCCGGCAGGGTGTTCCCGGTCGTCGGCCTGCTGCAGCTCCAGGACGCCCCCGCCGGGCACCCCACGATTGGCGTCAAGTCGAGCGGCGCCACCGTCGGGTTGAGGCGGCTCCGGTCGTGGCGGCCGGTGCTGGACACCATCGAGGAGGCGCCGTGA